One Pseudobutyrivibrio xylanivorans genomic window, ACCGAAGCCCATCTGCACAGTCTTCTTAACATCAAATTTCATAAACTATATCCCCCCAATATAGTCCGCCTGTTACACTCTCAAGCCTGATGATTTCTCCGCTCGACTACATGTCTCGCTTGAGAAATATCAGAGCTTGATAGCTACAGGCTCATCTAACTGCCAAGTAATTCAAATTAATCTTATTTACTCTGTGTATACAAGCATCTTGTCGCGGTGCTGTTCTACTACATTGTCGATGGCTGGAATGGCACCCTTGAGTGCGTACTCAATCTGTGTGATTTCGTGTGCAATAGGATTGAGCTGCTGATAAATAGCCTCCATGTGCACCTTCATGTCTTCCTTGCTGTAGTCCTGTGGGAACTCAAGCACAACAAGGTGACGTACATTCTTTGTCTCCTCCTCAATCTTTGTGAGGAAGCTGATAGACTTAATCTCCTCAGTTGCCTTGCCGTACTCTACGAGCTTCTCACGAATAGCTGCATTCTCCTCTGACTCCTTTGGAACACCAAGAAGAATCTTCTGCCCAGCTGGAATCTTCTGTTCCTGAACATTTCCTGGTGTGCCTTCCTTTGGACCAAACTCTGCCTTGTAGCCTGCAGTGCCTGTGATTGTATCAAGATATGGAATTGGCAATGTGCAAGGTACTTTGTTGAAAGGATTGATTGCGATACCTGCATATGCATCACCGCGCTTTAACATAGCATAAACATCCTGGAATGAAAGAATCTGTGTGTGAATTCTCTCGCCATCCTTTGCAAGACCTTCCCAACGCTTAAGAGCTGTCCAGTCTGTGAAAAGAGGAAGCACCATGTTGTCCTTACCCTCAGGTGTGCCTGCAAGCTTGATTGAAGACTTGAGCATGTAGAAGCCAATCTTTGTGTCCTTCTTGATAACCGCAACGCCCTGCTCATTAATCTCTGGTGGTGTATCCATCTTGATTGGAGTGAGGAAACGAGCGTGGCTTACCCAGTAAGCAACTGCTGCATGGAACACATTGTCGTCGCCGTGAGCTGCCATGCCGTTGATAATTCCAGCAAGCTCTGGATTCTCAACAGAAACCTTTGGATTAAACTGTGCCTGTGGCTGAATGTTTGTAACGATAGCGTACTTTCTGACATTTGCATCGTCTGGAAGTGTAAGCTGAAGAGAAACAGTTGTGTCCTCAGCTGAATCTACGATTGTGCCGCGACCATCGATAGTTGCCTCGATAGCCTGAACCTCACACTCGATAGGCTTCACAGCCGCCATGCAAACATAGACCTTATCTCCCTTAACAATCTTTCCAAAAAGCTGACCAGTAATGATACTTCCATTACCATCGAGCATTGATGTAACGCCCTCTATAAGTACGGAAAATCTTCTTCCTTCATCAACATTTGCTGTTACATCAGTGTCCGCAACAGTGATGTTGTCCGCATTTTTCTTCTTGTCAAATAAACCCATAACAAATTCTCCTAGTTCGTTTAAATATAGTAGGTTTATTATAGCCTACTTGCCTCAGAAAAAAAACACCACTGCCCTTTTATTTATTACACGCTGTCTCTTTTTTCTCAAAAATAATTATCTGTCGGTCTTTTTGTTTGGCATAGATACTGCTATAATGAAAAAAGTTAAAAATTTTTAATAGTTTCTTACCAAATAGGGAGGTCATTATGAGCGACAAAAAAGGATTTGTATCAGAATTTAAAGATTTCATTATGCGTGGAAACGTAATGGATATGGCAGTCGGTGTTATCGTCGGCGGTGCTTTCACAGCAATCGTAACATCACTCAATGAGGATATCCTCACACCAATTCTTGGTGTATTTGGAGGCACAGATTTTTCTGAGCTTAAGGTTACACTTGGTAGCGGCGAATTAGCTCCTACACTTACCTACGGTAATTTCATTACAGCAATCATTAACTTCCTCATTACAGCACTTGTAATTTTCTGTATCATCAAAGGTCTTAACCGTGCTACTGAAAGAGCAACTGCTCTCGTAAAGAAAAATAAGGAAGAAGCCGAAGCAGCTGCACCTACCGAAAAGGATTGCCCATACTGCTACAGCAAGATTAATATCAAAGCTACTCGCTGTCCTCATTGTACAGCTCAGCTATAATTCATAGCTGTCGTAGGAGGATATTGAAAAATAAAAGCCGCAGTTACGGCTTTCTCAAACAAACAACAAGAGCCACAGTAGGCATCAAGCTACTATGGCTCAGTTTTTTTCATTATTTAAATATCCGTCAGCGGTGCAATCTGCTCCAGCACATGGTTCATATCCTCAAACATAAAGCCTTTTTGGGTGATCTTGACTTTGATGTCCTCAATATCGTTGGATACAGTGTCAAAGTAACTGCGGGAATCTGAAATATTGTCAGAGATATCATTGATTGATGACTCGCAGTTTTCAAATACGATTGCCATCTGCTCACTCTGTTCAGTAACCTCATCAGCAACAGTCTTAATCTGACCTACAACCTCCTGGGTTTCCACAACACGTTCATGAGAAGTCTCAATAGCTTCCTTTGTATGTCCAACGGATTCTACCAGACGATTATTATTCTCATCCAATTCCTTCATACTATCATAGATAGAAGCAACCACACTCTGAATCTCGGTTGAAAGATTTGTTACCTCGTCAGCAACAACAGCGAAGCCACGTCCAGCTTCACCTGCACGGGCTGCCTCAATTGATGCATTAAGAGCCAGCAGGTTTGTCTGTTTAGCGAAGCCACCAATCTGCTCAACCTTTTCACGAATGTCATCAAAGCTCTTCTGGAAGGCCTCAAACACTTCCTCAACCTCTTTAATTGTATCAGCAACAGCACCTGAACTCTGGTCAACCTTCTCCATACCATTGTGGGAATCATCAGCTGTTACAACCAGCTTCTTTACAATGTCATCAAAGGCTTTTGTGATTTCTTCAATAGTTCTGAACTGCTCCTTGAAGCCGCTTACAGAATCAGAAATGTTGGAATATTTATCCTCAACAACTGAGAACGAATCTCTGATTGTCTCGATACCAGAAATTGTATTAGCCTCCTCTGTCTGCAGCTTATTCTTCTGCTCAATTGAGAAACGGCCAACCTCTTTGATTGCCTTCATTCTGCTCTTTAAATCAACTTTATTCTCCTGTGCATGAGAAGCTTCAACAACTTTCTCCTCAGCAGCTTTCTTTCTTCCGAAAAATCCCATACCCAATACCTCCAAGAGTTTCCTATATGCTTCAAACAATGGTCAAAATATTGCCAAGGAAAGCAACATTTTAATCTGCAAGCAGACAGTATATTTTGAATAACTTGAATAATTTTTATAATTATTCAAACACTGCACAAACCATAGTCTGATTTACGTGCTGCTTCTTATACTGCTCACCACCACCAACAATTCCGATGTGTGGACCAAGCGATTTCATATTTCCAATTAACTCGTTTAAGTATCCCTTATTAGAAAACAGAAGGTGTCGATAGATACAGTTTATAGAGAAAATAAAGGAAATCTTTCCATTCTCACTTCTGATATGCTGTCTTGTGTCCGCCTGAATTGAATCATAATCCTTCAATTCCATTACCTGAATAGAATCATTTTCATTAATCTTTTTATAGTTAATCAGAGAACCATTATTTCCGATTGCATAAGGGCTGGTAATGAAAATCTGATCACCGATAACACGTCCCAATGGGTTTGTCAAAACGTTATCTACAAGCTGATTGCGGCTGACATCAGCATCCTGACAATATACATCTGCTGCTGGTCTGCCATCCAGGGTGATAACCTCTTTATTTGCAAGATTAACCTTAGTAGCAATGTGAACCTTTGCTCCTGCCATAGGTCCATAAATATTCTCAGAGTATGTTCTAATCTTTCCTGATTTATTCTTGATGAGCGCATAACAGCATGCATCAGGATAAAGCTCTCCGTTTAAAAGAGCCTTAGGAGTATAGTTTGCAGGGTAGCCGAAAATTGTACCACCAACAATTGGAATTCTTGCTCTTTCAAGAGCAACGTTCAAGGTGGTCACAAGTCGCTCCTCATCATTAGTGCAGAACTCAAGGCAGATTGTGTTGCTATCCCCTGCGGAAATCTTTGAAACCTTCTCCTCCAATGCAGGAATATCAAGCATAGGAGCCTTTGAAAGATGTCTGATGATTCCAGCCTCTACCTCAATATCCTGTCCGAACGCAATCAGAAGTGTTCTCTTATCTGAGGAATCCGTTTCATAGTATGAAATTGTGCCTGTACCAATCAAAGGTACATCAGGGAATTTCTCAGATACCAATTTTGATGCTTTCTCAAAATGGTCAAATGATGTCAAAAGAACTAATAACTTAGGGTTGCCGGCTTTTGCGCACACTTCAGCTACAGCAGCCTCAACATCAGATTTCATAGATGCTCCAATAGAAACTTGCATATACCCCTCCTAATCTATATCCTCTCATCAAAAAACACTCATCGTAATTATCATAATATCACAAGTGAGTAATTAAACCCGATTTTTCACAAAAATTTAAAAAAGGCCCACGAGTTACGCTCTCAAGCCTTGGTATTGCACCGTCGCGAGATTGGCTCCTTGCGCAACACCAAGAGCTTGATAGCTACTCCTGGGCTAATTCAATATCTACGTATTCAATTACTCGTAACGTAACGCATCGATTGGATTGAGCTTGGCAGCCTTATTGGCTGGGTAGTATCCAAAGAAGATTCCGATGGCCATGGAGAAGCCTACTGCGATTACGATGCTTGATGCAGAGATAACTGCCTCGTAACCCATAAGCTTGACTGCGACCATACCAAGAGCGATACCAAAGCAAATTCCAATGATACCTCCAATGACACAAATTACTACCGACTCAGTGATGAACTGCAGTCTGATAGAACTGTTCTTAGCACCAAGAGCCTTACGGGTACCGATTTCCTTGGTTCGTTCAGTGATTGACACAAGCATGATATTCATAACACCGATACCACCAACTACAAGTGAAATTCCTGCGATTACCGAAAGCGCCAGCTGAATCATTCCAATCATAGTGTTCATCTGGTCCATCATTGAAGCCATGCTGATTACTGCAATTTCATAAGCGTCATTTCTTGCATAGTAATGCGAATTAAAATAATCTCTAACTGTTGTGGCAAACTCATTATTATCAGTGTTTACTGAGGTAACCAGCATGAGGAAATTATAACCTTTATTCTGTGTATGATTCTCTATTCTCGCTGCCTCGAGAGGTATCATAACCTCTGTTGTAGGGTTAT contains:
- a CDS encoding SseB family protein — its product is MGLFDKKKNADNITVADTDVTANVDEGRRFSVLIEGVTSMLDGNGSIITGQLFGKIVKGDKVYVCMAAVKPIECEVQAIEATIDGRGTIVDSAEDTTVSLQLTLPDDANVRKYAIVTNIQPQAQFNPKVSVENPELAGIINGMAAHGDDNVFHAAVAYWVSHARFLTPIKMDTPPEINEQGVAVIKKDTKIGFYMLKSSIKLAGTPEGKDNMVLPLFTDWTALKRWEGLAKDGERIHTQILSFQDVYAMLKRGDAYAGIAINPFNKVPCTLPIPYLDTITGTAGYKAEFGPKEGTPGNVQEQKIPAGQKILLGVPKESEENAAIREKLVEYGKATEEIKSISFLTKIEEETKNVRHLVVLEFPQDYSKEDMKVHMEAIYQQLNPIAHEITQIEYALKGAIPAIDNVVEQHRDKMLVYTE
- a CDS encoding methyl-accepting chemotaxis protein, which produces MGFFGRKKAAEEKVVEASHAQENKVDLKSRMKAIKEVGRFSIEQKNKLQTEEANTISGIETIRDSFSVVEDKYSNISDSVSGFKEQFRTIEEITKAFDDIVKKLVVTADDSHNGMEKVDQSSGAVADTIKEVEEVFEAFQKSFDDIREKVEQIGGFAKQTNLLALNASIEAARAGEAGRGFAVVADEVTNLSTEIQSVVASIYDSMKELDENNNRLVESVGHTKEAIETSHERVVETQEVVGQIKTVADEVTEQSEQMAIVFENCESSINDISDNISDSRSYFDTVSNDIEDIKVKITQKGFMFEDMNHVLEQIAPLTDI
- a CDS encoding FIST C-terminal domain-containing protein gives rise to the protein MQVSIGASMKSDVEAAVAEVCAKAGNPKLLVLLTSFDHFEKASKLVSEKFPDVPLIGTGTISYYETDSSDKRTLLIAFGQDIEVEAGIIRHLSKAPMLDIPALEEKVSKISAGDSNTICLEFCTNDEERLVTTLNVALERARIPIVGGTIFGYPANYTPKALLNGELYPDACCYALIKNKSGKIRTYSENIYGPMAGAKVHIATKVNLANKEVITLDGRPAADVYCQDADVSRNQLVDNVLTNPLGRVIGDQIFITSPYAIGNNGSLINYKKINENDSIQVMELKDYDSIQADTRQHIRSENGKISFIFSINCIYRHLLFSNKGYLNELIGNMKSLGPHIGIVGGGEQYKKQHVNQTMVCAVFE
- the mscL gene encoding large conductance mechanosensitive channel protein MscL encodes the protein MSDKKGFVSEFKDFIMRGNVMDMAVGVIVGGAFTAIVTSLNEDILTPILGVFGGTDFSELKVTLGSGELAPTLTYGNFITAIINFLITALVIFCIIKGLNRATERATALVKKNKEEAEAAAPTEKDCPYCYSKINIKATRCPHCTAQL